In one Dreissena polymorpha isolate Duluth1 chromosome 7, UMN_Dpol_1.0, whole genome shotgun sequence genomic region, the following are encoded:
- the LOC127837924 gene encoding nose resistant to fluoxetine protein 6-like isoform X2: MKLLSMVILLWLELSRTFCQNEPSGNFVNEVQRELKRQTHIEAIAKDLQTRIGLGIVFSPTGQGPAVLAPLIKSVLDSVIAEVGANISEACMNSTTQMLKAALNRDEWALRMIDAIGKPPSGLLDFNLQWPGNYDECVQTQVSVLDNSTGLVSEPFAPQYCKASFVLGQNPAAVMTGGYIIVNTGMCLPDKCDNNSASLVAQRLIQLIPINITKSMPPPGMVCQDNHLPWSSSAVGAIVLCCVFAALMAIATVYDAVCQYVLTPKEQVLGGKYTDNGAIEAGSHIPDGHASNVNVSNGAVPNGTYRNFGDGHANDSFVSDVHVSAEHVSHQKADLKTNEHEIRANSKQYKPGVFGALLLSFSVLSNARKILNTNQPSQTLTSVNGIRFISMTWVVLGHTYVFGLDVLGNLATILPEYVKRFTFQAILNATFAVDTFFVLSGLLVAYLTFREIDKCGGAKKFNWGLYYFHRIWRLTPPYMLVMFVYTSLSKHWGHGPFWPQNGFDSNDCNTWWMNLLYINNFQDSQKMCMGWSWYLANDMQFYIISPLILVLLFYSRLGGVILSVAFVLGNFISAGVLTNVHNFSASIMQRNKDEKGDSFELLYIKPWTRIGPYIVGLLTGYVLYKTKRKVTMSKKANITGWTLSTGLAIALLYGLYSDDGTIKLNKVTTIFYNATSRTVWGACVAWVIFACATGYGGPVNALLSWKGIVPLSRLTYCCYLVHPIVMWTNYYSQRQTMYWFDLEVSYKFLGHLCMTYGVAFIVSLAFESPMMGLEKIVLGRAKKH; this comes from the exons ATGAAACTGTTATCAATGGTAATACTATTGTGGCTTGAGTTGAGCCGTACATTCTGTCAGAACGAACCAAGCGGCAATTTTGTGAATGAAGTGCAGCGTGAACTGAAAAGGCAAACGCATATTGAGGCGATTGCAAAGGACCTGCAAACAAGAATAGGACTAGGAATTGTTTTCTCACCCACCGGCCAAGGTCCG GCGGTTTTGGCTCCCCTGATAAAGTCCGTGCTGGATTCTGTGATTGCGGAAGTAGGAGCGAACATCTCGGAAGCATGCATGAACAGCACCACACAGATGCTGAAGGCAGCTCTTAACAGGGACGAATGGGCATTGAGAA TGATTGATGCCATCGGAAAACCCCCAAGTGGCCTTCTAGACTTCAATCTGCAGTGGCCCGGCAATTACGACGAGTGTGTGCAGACACAGGTCAGCGTGTTGGACAACTCAACGGGCCTCGTCTCGGAACCGTTTGCACCGCAGTACTGTAAAGCTAGCTTTGTGCTTGGTCAGAATCCT GCTGCTGTAATGACTGGAGGGTATATTATTGTGAACACTGGAATGTGTTTACCAGATAAGTGTGACAATAACTCCGCGTCTCTTGTTGCTCAGAGAT TGATTCAGTTGATTCCAATAAACATCACGAAGTCAATGCCGCCTCCAGGAATGGTTTGTCAGGACAATCATCTCCCCTGGTCGTCCAGCGCCGTGGGGGCTAT AGTTTTATGTTGTGTATTCGCCGCGTTGATGGCAATTGCTACAGTCTATGACGCAGTGTGCCAATATGTTTTGACACCTAAGGAACAAGTC cTTGGTGGCAAGTATACAGATAATGGTGCAATAGAAGCAGGTAGTCACATACCAGATGGGCATGCTTCCAATGTTAATGTCTCAAACGGTGCGGTTCCAAACGGAACTTACCGTAACTTTGGAGATGGACATGCAAACGATAGCTTCGTATCAGACGTACATGTGTCAGCTGAACACGTGTCTCATCAAAAGgctgatttaaaaacaaatgaacatGAAATTCGAGCAAATTCTAAACAATACAAGCCAG GTGTTTTTGGTGCACTGTTGTTGTCTTTCTCCGTGTTGTCAAACGCCCGTAAAATCCTGAACACCAATCAGCCTTCGCAGACGCTTACAAGTGTCAACGGCATTCGTTTTATCAGCATGACATGGGTCGTTTTGGGGCATACCTACGTTTTCGGTTTAGATGTGCTTG GTAATTTAGCCACTATTCTACCAGAGTATGTCAAACGATTCACATTCCAGGCGATCCTTAATGCAACGTTCGCTGTGGATACATTCTTTGTACTCAG TGGTTTGCTGGTTGCATATTTGACATTTCGTGAAATAGACAAGTGTGGCGGGGCTAAGAAGTTTAACTGGGGATTATACTATTTTCATCGTATATGGCG ACTGACACCCCCATACATGCTGGTGATGTTCGTTTACACTAGCTTAAGCAAGCACTGGGGACACGGGCCTTTCTGGCCCCAGAACGGCTTCGATTCTAATGACTGTAACACCTGGTGGATGAACCTGCTGTACATCAACAATTTCCAAGACTCACAAAAAATG TGCATGGGATGGTCTTGGTACTTGGCCAATGACATGCAGTTCTATATCATCAGTCCTTTGATACTTGTCCTACTGTTTTA TTCCAGACTAGGAGGGGTCATCCTGAGTGTAGCCTTTGTCCTTGGAAACTTCATCTCCGCCGGCGTGTTGACAAATGTCCATAACTTCTCTGCCTCCATCATGCAGCGTAATAA GGACGAAAAAGGGGACTCATTCGAGCTACTTTACATCAAGCCTTGGACCAGGATCGGACCCTACATTGTAGGATTGCTGACTGGATATGTATTGTACAAGACCAAACGCAAGGTCACAATGAGCAAG AAAGCGAACATCACAGGGTGGACTTTATCTACTGGGCTGGCTATTGCACTGCTCTATGGACTGTATTCGGATGACGGAACTATAAAGCTTAATAAAGTCACGACGATATTTTACAACGCCACCTCTCGGACTGTTTGGGGCGCATGCGTGGCCTGGGTGATTTTTGCATGCGCAACTGGATATGGAG GCCCAGTGAACGCCTTGCTTTCATGGAAGGGGATCGTTCCACTGAGCCGTCTCACGTACTGCTGCTATCTCGTGCATCCAATTGTCATGTGGACAAATTATTACTCTCAACGACAAACAATGTATTGGTTTGACTTGGAAGTG AGCTACAAGTTCCTTGGACACCTGTGCATGACGTACGGTGTAGCATTTATTGTGTCGCTGGCGTTCGAATCTCCGATGATGGGATTGGAAAAAATTGTCTTAGGTCGTGCCAAAAAACACTGA
- the LOC127837924 gene encoding nose resistant to fluoxetine protein 6-like isoform X1, with the protein MKLLSMVILLWLELSRTFCQNEPSGNFVNEVQRELKRQTHIEAIAKDLQTRIGLGIVFSPTGQGPQAVLAPLIKSVLDSVIAEVGANISEACMNSTTQMLKAALNRDEWALRMIDAIGKPPSGLLDFNLQWPGNYDECVQTQVSVLDNSTGLVSEPFAPQYCKASFVLGQNPAAVMTGGYIIVNTGMCLPDKCDNNSASLVAQRLIQLIPINITKSMPPPGMVCQDNHLPWSSSAVGAIVLCCVFAALMAIATVYDAVCQYVLTPKEQVLGGKYTDNGAIEAGSHIPDGHASNVNVSNGAVPNGTYRNFGDGHANDSFVSDVHVSAEHVSHQKADLKTNEHEIRANSKQYKPGVFGALLLSFSVLSNARKILNTNQPSQTLTSVNGIRFISMTWVVLGHTYVFGLDVLGNLATILPEYVKRFTFQAILNATFAVDTFFVLSGLLVAYLTFREIDKCGGAKKFNWGLYYFHRIWRLTPPYMLVMFVYTSLSKHWGHGPFWPQNGFDSNDCNTWWMNLLYINNFQDSQKMCMGWSWYLANDMQFYIISPLILVLLFYSRLGGVILSVAFVLGNFISAGVLTNVHNFSASIMQRNKDEKGDSFELLYIKPWTRIGPYIVGLLTGYVLYKTKRKVTMSKKANITGWTLSTGLAIALLYGLYSDDGTIKLNKVTTIFYNATSRTVWGACVAWVIFACATGYGGPVNALLSWKGIVPLSRLTYCCYLVHPIVMWTNYYSQRQTMYWFDLEVSYKFLGHLCMTYGVAFIVSLAFESPMMGLEKIVLGRAKKH; encoded by the exons ATGAAACTGTTATCAATGGTAATACTATTGTGGCTTGAGTTGAGCCGTACATTCTGTCAGAACGAACCAAGCGGCAATTTTGTGAATGAAGTGCAGCGTGAACTGAAAAGGCAAACGCATATTGAGGCGATTGCAAAGGACCTGCAAACAAGAATAGGACTAGGAATTGTTTTCTCACCCACCGGCCAAGGTCCG CAGGCGGTTTTGGCTCCCCTGATAAAGTCCGTGCTGGATTCTGTGATTGCGGAAGTAGGAGCGAACATCTCGGAAGCATGCATGAACAGCACCACACAGATGCTGAAGGCAGCTCTTAACAGGGACGAATGGGCATTGAGAA TGATTGATGCCATCGGAAAACCCCCAAGTGGCCTTCTAGACTTCAATCTGCAGTGGCCCGGCAATTACGACGAGTGTGTGCAGACACAGGTCAGCGTGTTGGACAACTCAACGGGCCTCGTCTCGGAACCGTTTGCACCGCAGTACTGTAAAGCTAGCTTTGTGCTTGGTCAGAATCCT GCTGCTGTAATGACTGGAGGGTATATTATTGTGAACACTGGAATGTGTTTACCAGATAAGTGTGACAATAACTCCGCGTCTCTTGTTGCTCAGAGAT TGATTCAGTTGATTCCAATAAACATCACGAAGTCAATGCCGCCTCCAGGAATGGTTTGTCAGGACAATCATCTCCCCTGGTCGTCCAGCGCCGTGGGGGCTAT AGTTTTATGTTGTGTATTCGCCGCGTTGATGGCAATTGCTACAGTCTATGACGCAGTGTGCCAATATGTTTTGACACCTAAGGAACAAGTC cTTGGTGGCAAGTATACAGATAATGGTGCAATAGAAGCAGGTAGTCACATACCAGATGGGCATGCTTCCAATGTTAATGTCTCAAACGGTGCGGTTCCAAACGGAACTTACCGTAACTTTGGAGATGGACATGCAAACGATAGCTTCGTATCAGACGTACATGTGTCAGCTGAACACGTGTCTCATCAAAAGgctgatttaaaaacaaatgaacatGAAATTCGAGCAAATTCTAAACAATACAAGCCAG GTGTTTTTGGTGCACTGTTGTTGTCTTTCTCCGTGTTGTCAAACGCCCGTAAAATCCTGAACACCAATCAGCCTTCGCAGACGCTTACAAGTGTCAACGGCATTCGTTTTATCAGCATGACATGGGTCGTTTTGGGGCATACCTACGTTTTCGGTTTAGATGTGCTTG GTAATTTAGCCACTATTCTACCAGAGTATGTCAAACGATTCACATTCCAGGCGATCCTTAATGCAACGTTCGCTGTGGATACATTCTTTGTACTCAG TGGTTTGCTGGTTGCATATTTGACATTTCGTGAAATAGACAAGTGTGGCGGGGCTAAGAAGTTTAACTGGGGATTATACTATTTTCATCGTATATGGCG ACTGACACCCCCATACATGCTGGTGATGTTCGTTTACACTAGCTTAAGCAAGCACTGGGGACACGGGCCTTTCTGGCCCCAGAACGGCTTCGATTCTAATGACTGTAACACCTGGTGGATGAACCTGCTGTACATCAACAATTTCCAAGACTCACAAAAAATG TGCATGGGATGGTCTTGGTACTTGGCCAATGACATGCAGTTCTATATCATCAGTCCTTTGATACTTGTCCTACTGTTTTA TTCCAGACTAGGAGGGGTCATCCTGAGTGTAGCCTTTGTCCTTGGAAACTTCATCTCCGCCGGCGTGTTGACAAATGTCCATAACTTCTCTGCCTCCATCATGCAGCGTAATAA GGACGAAAAAGGGGACTCATTCGAGCTACTTTACATCAAGCCTTGGACCAGGATCGGACCCTACATTGTAGGATTGCTGACTGGATATGTATTGTACAAGACCAAACGCAAGGTCACAATGAGCAAG AAAGCGAACATCACAGGGTGGACTTTATCTACTGGGCTGGCTATTGCACTGCTCTATGGACTGTATTCGGATGACGGAACTATAAAGCTTAATAAAGTCACGACGATATTTTACAACGCCACCTCTCGGACTGTTTGGGGCGCATGCGTGGCCTGGGTGATTTTTGCATGCGCAACTGGATATGGAG GCCCAGTGAACGCCTTGCTTTCATGGAAGGGGATCGTTCCACTGAGCCGTCTCACGTACTGCTGCTATCTCGTGCATCCAATTGTCATGTGGACAAATTATTACTCTCAACGACAAACAATGTATTGGTTTGACTTGGAAGTG AGCTACAAGTTCCTTGGACACCTGTGCATGACGTACGGTGTAGCATTTATTGTGTCGCTGGCGTTCGAATCTCCGATGATGGGATTGGAAAAAATTGTCTTAGGTCGTGCCAAAAAACACTGA
- the LOC127837924 gene encoding nose resistant to fluoxetine protein 6-like isoform X3, with protein sequence MKLLSMVILLWLELSRTFCQNEPSGNFVNEVQRELKRQTHIEAIAKDLQTRIGLGIVFSPTGQGPQAVLAPLIKSVLDSVIAEVGANISEACMNSTTQMLKAALNRDEWALRMIDAIGKPPSGLLDFNLQWPGNYDECVQTQVSVLDNSTGLVSEPFAPQYCKASFVLGQNPAAVMTGGYIIVNTGMCLPDKCDNNSASLVAQRLIQLIPINITKSMPPPGMVCQDNHLPWSSSAVGAIVLCCVFAALMAIATVYDAVCQYVLTPKEQVLGGKYTDNGAIEAGSHIPDGHASNVNVSNGAVPNGTYRNFGDGHANDSFVSDVHVSAEHVSHQKADLKTNEHEIRANSKQYKPGVFGALLLSFSVLSNARKILNTNQPSQTLTSVNGIRFISMTWVVLGHTYVFGLDVLGNLATILPEYVKRFTFQAILNATFAVDTFFVLRLTPPYMLVMFVYTSLSKHWGHGPFWPQNGFDSNDCNTWWMNLLYINNFQDSQKMCMGWSWYLANDMQFYIISPLILVLLFYSRLGGVILSVAFVLGNFISAGVLTNVHNFSASIMQRNKDEKGDSFELLYIKPWTRIGPYIVGLLTGYVLYKTKRKVTMSKKANITGWTLSTGLAIALLYGLYSDDGTIKLNKVTTIFYNATSRTVWGACVAWVIFACATGYGGPVNALLSWKGIVPLSRLTYCCYLVHPIVMWTNYYSQRQTMYWFDLEVSYKFLGHLCMTYGVAFIVSLAFESPMMGLEKIVLGRAKKH encoded by the exons ATGAAACTGTTATCAATGGTAATACTATTGTGGCTTGAGTTGAGCCGTACATTCTGTCAGAACGAACCAAGCGGCAATTTTGTGAATGAAGTGCAGCGTGAACTGAAAAGGCAAACGCATATTGAGGCGATTGCAAAGGACCTGCAAACAAGAATAGGACTAGGAATTGTTTTCTCACCCACCGGCCAAGGTCCG CAGGCGGTTTTGGCTCCCCTGATAAAGTCCGTGCTGGATTCTGTGATTGCGGAAGTAGGAGCGAACATCTCGGAAGCATGCATGAACAGCACCACACAGATGCTGAAGGCAGCTCTTAACAGGGACGAATGGGCATTGAGAA TGATTGATGCCATCGGAAAACCCCCAAGTGGCCTTCTAGACTTCAATCTGCAGTGGCCCGGCAATTACGACGAGTGTGTGCAGACACAGGTCAGCGTGTTGGACAACTCAACGGGCCTCGTCTCGGAACCGTTTGCACCGCAGTACTGTAAAGCTAGCTTTGTGCTTGGTCAGAATCCT GCTGCTGTAATGACTGGAGGGTATATTATTGTGAACACTGGAATGTGTTTACCAGATAAGTGTGACAATAACTCCGCGTCTCTTGTTGCTCAGAGAT TGATTCAGTTGATTCCAATAAACATCACGAAGTCAATGCCGCCTCCAGGAATGGTTTGTCAGGACAATCATCTCCCCTGGTCGTCCAGCGCCGTGGGGGCTAT AGTTTTATGTTGTGTATTCGCCGCGTTGATGGCAATTGCTACAGTCTATGACGCAGTGTGCCAATATGTTTTGACACCTAAGGAACAAGTC cTTGGTGGCAAGTATACAGATAATGGTGCAATAGAAGCAGGTAGTCACATACCAGATGGGCATGCTTCCAATGTTAATGTCTCAAACGGTGCGGTTCCAAACGGAACTTACCGTAACTTTGGAGATGGACATGCAAACGATAGCTTCGTATCAGACGTACATGTGTCAGCTGAACACGTGTCTCATCAAAAGgctgatttaaaaacaaatgaacatGAAATTCGAGCAAATTCTAAACAATACAAGCCAG GTGTTTTTGGTGCACTGTTGTTGTCTTTCTCCGTGTTGTCAAACGCCCGTAAAATCCTGAACACCAATCAGCCTTCGCAGACGCTTACAAGTGTCAACGGCATTCGTTTTATCAGCATGACATGGGTCGTTTTGGGGCATACCTACGTTTTCGGTTTAGATGTGCTTG GTAATTTAGCCACTATTCTACCAGAGTATGTCAAACGATTCACATTCCAGGCGATCCTTAATGCAACGTTCGCTGTGGATACATTCTTTGTACTCAG ACTGACACCCCCATACATGCTGGTGATGTTCGTTTACACTAGCTTAAGCAAGCACTGGGGACACGGGCCTTTCTGGCCCCAGAACGGCTTCGATTCTAATGACTGTAACACCTGGTGGATGAACCTGCTGTACATCAACAATTTCCAAGACTCACAAAAAATG TGCATGGGATGGTCTTGGTACTTGGCCAATGACATGCAGTTCTATATCATCAGTCCTTTGATACTTGTCCTACTGTTTTA TTCCAGACTAGGAGGGGTCATCCTGAGTGTAGCCTTTGTCCTTGGAAACTTCATCTCCGCCGGCGTGTTGACAAATGTCCATAACTTCTCTGCCTCCATCATGCAGCGTAATAA GGACGAAAAAGGGGACTCATTCGAGCTACTTTACATCAAGCCTTGGACCAGGATCGGACCCTACATTGTAGGATTGCTGACTGGATATGTATTGTACAAGACCAAACGCAAGGTCACAATGAGCAAG AAAGCGAACATCACAGGGTGGACTTTATCTACTGGGCTGGCTATTGCACTGCTCTATGGACTGTATTCGGATGACGGAACTATAAAGCTTAATAAAGTCACGACGATATTTTACAACGCCACCTCTCGGACTGTTTGGGGCGCATGCGTGGCCTGGGTGATTTTTGCATGCGCAACTGGATATGGAG GCCCAGTGAACGCCTTGCTTTCATGGAAGGGGATCGTTCCACTGAGCCGTCTCACGTACTGCTGCTATCTCGTGCATCCAATTGTCATGTGGACAAATTATTACTCTCAACGACAAACAATGTATTGGTTTGACTTGGAAGTG AGCTACAAGTTCCTTGGACACCTGTGCATGACGTACGGTGTAGCATTTATTGTGTCGCTGGCGTTCGAATCTCCGATGATGGGATTGGAAAAAATTGTCTTAGGTCGTGCCAAAAAACACTGA